In bacterium, the following proteins share a genomic window:
- a CDS encoding DUF3373 family protein, whose amino-acid sequence MNRKLVILLGALLALSLAAGTALAERTTEERLKALEKKIQKLQVNDVKDAIQWGGDLRVEAHNVTGEIPDYIDGMRMQALVFGTMFYTDPNYNPSFDPMVPFGPAQVDQFIGQNYAAFQVFQGQTSFGDVKDWVGFMMANNPNMGAMMQAYAQDAYRQGFKTDNDILYTTRLRLNLDAAVADDVSFTGRLSMYKPWGASTQTGMFNGQANTLNTDANWPGVPGDGTLKVDRAYFTWNNLFAQPVYLSLGRRPSTEGPPLHYRHDEMRAGTPMGTIIDFQFDGATVGWHVRENTTLRACYGLGYESQYGQGLVDADTALKDAQFFGFNIDAWDTPKMQVQTTIARAFDITDGFDGQIILPNNPVSGQPMPGPIVTRFSPSANLGDFDIASVLLSRTDGRVDWFATGSWSKSRPVDVTGPFGGLMCDPYESPESQTGSMYYLGARYNLANGKTKLGLEWNKGSQYWFNFTPAADDLLGAKTATRGTVTEAYVTHRFAPKFVAKLAYISYAYDYTGSGWHVGAPKEISETPVVQGFPTWEKAGKVSLSFSARF is encoded by the coding sequence ATGAACCGCAAGCTCGTCATCCTGCTCGGCGCGCTGCTCGCCCTGAGCCTGGCCGCCGGCACCGCCCTGGCCGAACGCACCACCGAGGAGCGCCTCAAGGCGCTCGAGAAGAAAATCCAGAAACTGCAGGTCAACGACGTAAAGGATGCCATCCAGTGGGGCGGCGACCTGCGCGTCGAGGCCCACAACGTGACGGGCGAGATCCCCGACTACATCGACGGCATGCGCATGCAGGCGCTGGTTTTCGGGACCATGTTCTACACCGACCCGAACTACAACCCGAGCTTCGACCCGATGGTCCCGTTCGGTCCCGCGCAGGTCGACCAGTTCATCGGCCAGAACTACGCGGCCTTCCAGGTCTTCCAGGGCCAGACCTCCTTCGGCGACGTGAAGGATTGGGTCGGGTTCATGATGGCGAACAACCCGAACATGGGCGCGATGATGCAGGCCTATGCCCAGGACGCCTACCGCCAGGGCTTCAAGACCGACAACGACATCCTCTACACCACGCGCCTGCGCCTGAACCTCGACGCGGCCGTGGCCGACGACGTGTCGTTCACCGGCCGCCTGTCCATGTACAAGCCCTGGGGCGCATCCACGCAGACGGGCATGTTCAACGGCCAGGCCAACACCTTGAACACCGACGCCAACTGGCCCGGCGTGCCCGGTGACGGCACGCTGAAGGTCGACCGCGCGTACTTCACCTGGAACAACCTCTTCGCGCAGCCGGTGTACCTGAGCCTCGGTCGCCGCCCCAGCACCGAGGGCCCGCCGCTGCACTACCGCCACGACGAGATGCGCGCCGGCACGCCCATGGGCACCATCATCGACTTCCAGTTCGACGGCGCCACCGTCGGCTGGCACGTGCGCGAGAACACGACGCTGCGCGCCTGCTACGGCCTCGGTTACGAGTCGCAGTACGGCCAGGGCCTGGTCGACGCCGATACGGCCCTGAAGGACGCCCAGTTCTTCGGCTTCAACATCGACGCCTGGGACACGCCGAAGATGCAGGTGCAGACCACGATCGCGCGCGCCTTCGACATCACCGACGGCTTCGACGGGCAGATCATCCTGCCGAACAACCCGGTCAGCGGCCAGCCCATGCCCGGCCCGATCGTCACCCGCTTCAGCCCGTCGGCCAACCTCGGCGACTTCGACATCGCCTCGGTGCTGCTGTCGCGCACCGACGGCCGCGTGGACTGGTTCGCCACCGGCAGCTGGAGCAAGAGCCGCCCGGTCGACGTCACCGGCCCGTTCGGCGGCCTCATGTGCGACCCGTACGAGTCGCCCGAGTCGCAGACCGGCTCGATGTACTACCTGGGCGCCCGCTACAACCTGGCGAACGGCAAGACCAAGCTGGGCCTCGAGTGGAACAAGGGTTCGCAGTACTGGTTCAACTTCACCCCCGCCGCCGACGACCTGCTCGGCGCCAAGACCGCCACGCGCGGCACGGTCACCGAGGCCTACGTCACGCATCGCTTCGCGCCGAAGTTCGTCGCCAAGCTCGCGTACATCAGCTACGCCTACGACTACACGGGCAGCGGCTGGCACGTGGGTGCGCCCAAGGAGATCAGCGAGACGCCGGTCGTGCAGGGCTTCCCCACCTGGGAGAAGGCCGGCAAGGTATCGCTCAGCTTCTCGGCCCGGTTCTAG
- a CDS encoding c-type cytochrome, which produces MLRSPSFLRVLLAVTSLVFVAGLAMAADEAEKPKALDGKELFKTSCKVCHGAKAAAGEYTPMTLIQEQWDEFFDGAYAETHAKVATPETADKMVTDAITPEMLEAIRKFCVDHAADSEQPMTCG; this is translated from the coding sequence ATGCTTCGCTCCCCATCCTTCCTGCGTGTCCTGCTCGCAGTCACCTCGCTGGTCTTCGTCGCCGGCCTGGCGATGGCCGCTGACGAGGCCGAGAAGCCGAAAGCCCTCGACGGCAAGGAACTCTTCAAGACGAGCTGCAAGGTCTGCCACGGCGCCAAGGCGGCGGCCGGCGAATACACGCCGATGACGCTCATCCAGGAACAGTGGGACGAGTTCTTCGACGGCGCCTACGCGGAAACCCACGCCAAGGTCGCCACCCCGGAAACCGCCGACAAGATGGTCACCGACGCCATCACCCCCGAGATGCTCGAAGCCATCCGCAAGTTCTGCGTGGACCACGCCGCGGACAGCGAGCAGCCGATGACCTGCGGTTGA